The following coding sequences lie in one Fusarium poae strain DAOMC 252244 chromosome 1, whole genome shotgun sequence genomic window:
- a CDS encoding hypothetical protein (BUSCO:39020at5125) has protein sequence MMLLKRPLQNSTPKTISRLIPSLSTISRRQFTDAASHSSNNIQVYTSKSRDPFLNLSVEHYLLQKTPPESTILFLYTNDPCIVFGRNQNPWMEVNLPRLDKFRNDPTSVGWTGGPVQLVRRRSGGGAVFHDEGNVNFSVICPPAVFDRNKHAEMVVRALSSLGKPNTRVNERHDIVMDIPNDPIGTYKISGSAYKLTRLRSLHHGTCLLRSPNLKNISGMLRSPAEPFIKTRGVDSVRSPVRNVGIENADFEGAVLEEFARMYGDAQVREEISDEVRELDVISKGCNELQSRDWVYGQTPKFTFSSYPYPEDPRERPQLDFDTKLRFDARHGVVEKFTAQGASSATEEGDLSALASSSIYNVPSWTAQLSQAGMSDTEAAKVGPWMDNVLGVDFTKPAQ, from the exons ATGATGCTTCTCAAACGCCCCTTGCAAAACTCAACGCCGAAGACCATATCACGACTCATTCCCTCACTATCAACTATCTCAAGACGCCAATTCACAGATGCAGCATCTCACTCATCCAACAATATACAAGTCTACACTTCAAAGTCTCGTGACCCTTTCCTGAACCTCTCTGTAGAGCATTATCTCCTTCAGAAAACCCCTCCTGAGTCAACAATCCTCTTCCTCTACACCAACGACCCTTGCATCGTCTTTGGCCGTAACCAGAACCCATGGATGGAAGTAAACCTCCCAAGACTTGACAAGTTCCGAAATGACCCTACAAGTGTAGGTTGGACTGGTGGTCCGGTGCAACTCGTGCGTCGTCGTTCTGGAGGCGGTGCTGTCTTTCACGATGAAGGGAACGTCAACTTCAGTGTTATCTGCCCTCCCGCCGTGTTTGACCGGAACAAGCACGCCGAGATGGTTGTACGAGCGCTCTCATCCCTTGGGAAACCAAACACCCGGGTCAATGAACGACACGATATTGTCATGGACATCCCCAATGACCCCATCGGAACCTACAAGATCTCAGGGTCCGCCTACAAACTCACTCGTCTCCGGTCTCTCCATCATGGAACTTGTCTTCTCCGGAGCCCAAATCTAAAGAACATATCAGGCATGCTGCGCTCTCCTGCTGAGCCGTTCATCAAGACTCGGGGTGTCGATAGCGTCCGGAGTCCCGTTCGAAACGTGGGCATCGAGAACGCCGACTTTGAGGGTGCCGTGTTGGAGGAGTTTGCACGCATGTATGGCGATGCTCAGGTCCGTGAGGAAATCAGCGACGAAGTGCGTGAACTGGATGTCATCAGCAAAGGCTGCAACGAGCTACAGTCTCGGGACTGGGTTTACGGCCAAACACCAAAATTCACCTTCTCATCCTACCCATACCCCGAAGATCCTCGGGAACGTCCACAACTGGACTTTGAT ACCAAGCTTCGCTTCGATGCCAGGCACGGTGTCGTTGAGAAGTTCACGGCTCAGGGTGCATCATCTGCTACGGAAGAAGGTGACTTGTCAGCTCTCGCGTCATCATCCATCTACAACGTCCCCAGCTGGACCGCGCAGCTTTCCCAGGCTGGTATGTCCGACACAGAGGCGGCAAAGGTCGGGCCATGGATGGACAACGTCCTAGGAGTCGACTTCACGAAGCCTGCGCAATAA
- a CDS encoding hypothetical protein (TransMembrane:2 (o251-270i537-561o)~BUSCO:7403at5125), which produces MSTQTNTSDSVPPPPPRPIRFVHNQGQPPSKRRRINAACLTCRKRKTRCAGERPVCSTCTKNGHRCLGYPEEIKREDIEKLPLDRVGHDRDEHEHHHYHDEDIKVEKVPVQAQRTPDAPTSHVALEATMSLANMIDSKHDTTETPGAPSHNSHHPSSAPAQNTPSPTAVRKSERHRVPYFRYFGPTAIVPGFKQMVVSVRDRRRSTAGSMAGTSPISTLSGPQGSSSVVSEVIAEELPTYDPNDPAPVHPLIISLINTFFTQMGSSYPFLRQTKFLRMVKEKRVEPILVDSICALSARFSDSPALTNGNDKMPRMERGSLFAQRARQATVDTFPCPTVGAVQACLLMAYEGFGAGQDSALWMYLGLAIRMAVDLGLQKEVGVQYHGEKDALYSQNWGRQPVDEGDSEAKAGESSHLNPQEQKELVQERMDTFWAVFVLDRVISSGTGRPVTFRDDDLELSIPEPFIDPATNWPAPYPIFLQIIHLYGRVCDVLNKVRNAKDLTKDTWDKLGEMEHELTRLYKNWDWRLQFNVSNFKAYLGAGQGTTFILLHFWFHALFIILHQPTLLTPFAELRTELQLLPDSRELSMSSAKTICDILSFADLIDPKSFIGNPFTCQPIYIAACAFVMESSANASSSPSRDSSPPGAQHTASSGNKSRDAKSSRHSLLASAANQNYQKCFNSLQQIEMYWGGATYIITALDQRAKGIWDCETYTAEEYESTKAPRRSSSGALNNPFPKFENKASPRLSGPPIAWTLAGTANSPNSSLTLMYQNRDSPPQTGQHTSQPTRAPSTPPGNMIFDPIRQSLPDSTNMLAPGYPQPNISAVRQSSRPTVPRRTSNLSATSTQTRPHVQFDGVPEGSESHDFYTGPRFTPTSQPTTGFDAYSVSPPTAMAENGVTPATTLSGANHMYFGHGQNNFPYTMPWVNSMGSMDGITFDSQDIDIAALGLQQSDMMGPWLDYFPSDVLGLLEQQHPHMGQGGH; this is translated from the exons ATGAGCACCCAGACCAACACATCGGACTCGGttccgccgccgccgccgcgtCCGATTCGCTTCGTACACAATCAAGGACAGCCGCCTTCTAAGCGGCGCCGAATAAATGCTGC GTGTTTGACCTGTCGGAAGCGCAAGACGAGGTGCGCCGGCGAAAGACCTGTTTGCTCCACCTGCACCAAGAACGGCCATCGATGTTTGGGATACCCTGAGGAAATAAAAAGAGAAGACATCGAGAAACTACCATTAGACAGGGTTGGTCACGATCGCGACGAACACGAACATCACCACTATCACGATGAAGATATCAAAGTCGAGAAGGTCCCTGTGCAGGCCCAGCGCACACCCGACGCACCCACTTCTCATGTAGCTTTGGAGGCTACAATGTCGCTTGCAAACATGATCGATTCAAAACACGACACGACAGAAACACCAGGTGCGCCCTCGCACAACAGTCACCATCCCTCGTCCGCCCCCGCCCAGAATACCCCCTCTCCCACAGCTGTGCGCAAATCCGAGCGACATCGCGTTCCCTATTTCCGATATTTTGGCCCGACTGCTATTGTTCCTGGCTTCAAGCAAATGGTGGTCTCTGTGCGCGATCGCCGACGCTCAACGGCTGGTTCGATGGCTGGGACGTCGCCTATATCAACACTTAGCGGACCACAGGGAAGCAGCTCAGTTGTTAGTGAGGTGATCGCCGAGGAGTTACCTACCTACGACCCGAATGATCCGGCTCCGGTTCACCCCCTGATCATCAGTCTCATCAACACTTTCTTTACGCAAATGGGTTCCAGCTATCCGTTCCTGCGACAAACCAAGTTCTTGCGCATGGTCAAGGAAAAGCGGGTCGAACCTATACTCGTCGACTCAATATGCGCTTTATCAGCAAGGTTCTCTGATTCACCGGCCCTCACAAACGGAAACGACAAGATGCCGAGAATGGAACGAGGCTCATTGTTCGCGCAAAGAGCTCGACAAGCCACTGTTGATACTTTCCCATGCCCAACTGTTGGTGCTGTACAAGCTTGTCTTCTGATGGCATACGAAGGTTTTGGGGCAGGTCAAGACAGCGCGCTTTGGATGTACCTTGGCCTGGCTATTCGTATGGCAGTTGACTTGGGCCTGCAAAAAGAGGTTGGTGTCCAGTACCATGGCGAAAAAGACGCATTGTACTCCCAGAACTGGGGACGTCAACCTGTTGACGAAGGAGACTCGGAGGCCAAGGCAGGCGAATCAAGTCATTTGAACCCGCAAGAGCAAAAGGAACTCGTCCAAGAGCGAATGGATACATTCTGGGCCGTCTTTGTCCTCGATCGTGTTATCTCCTCAGGGACAGGTCGTCCTGTCACATTTCGAGATGACGACTTGGAACTCTCAATCCCGGAACCCTTTATTGACCCTGCTACGAACTGGCCAGCGCCGTATCCTATTTTCCTGCAGATTATCCATCTTTATGGACGTGTCTGCGATGTTCTAAACAAAGTCCGTAATGCGAAGGATCTCACCAAGGATACATGGGACAAGCTCGGCGAGATGGAACATGAACTGACAAGACTCTATAAGAACTGGGACTGGCGTTTGCAGTTCAATGTCAGTAACTTCAAGGCATATCTGGGAGCAGGTCAAGGTACCACATTCATTCTCTTACACTTTTGGTTCCAtgctctcttcatcatcctccaccAACCAACTCTCCTCACGCCCTTTGCTGAGTTACGCACCGAGCTCCAGCTCCTTCCAGACAGTCGTGAGCTCAGTATGAGCAGCGCAAAAACGATTTGCGACATTTTGTCATTTGCAGATTTGATCGACCCAAAGAGTTTCATCGGAAACCCTTTTACTTGTCAGCCTATTTACATCGCCGCTTGCGCATTTGTAATGGAGTCGAGTGCCAACGCGTCCAGCTCACCTTCGAGAGACAGCTCTCCCCCTGGTGCCCAGCATACTGCTTCATCGGGCAACAAATCTCGTGACGCAAAATCATCGAGGCATTCCCTGCTGGCTTCCGCAGCTAACCAGAATTACCAAAAATGTTTCAATTCACTACAACAGATTGAAATGTACTGGGGCGGTGCTACATATATTATTACTGCTCTAGATCAAAGAGCCAAAGGAATCTGGGATTGTGAAACCTACACAGCGGAAGAGTACGAAAGTACAAAGGCGCCTCGTCGAAGCAGCAGCGGGGCATTGAATAATCCATTCCCCAAGTTTGAAAATAAGGCATCACCAAGGCTATCAGGACCACCCATCGCGTGGACCCTGGCAGGAACAGCCAATTCACCGAACTCGAGTCTGACACTCATGTATCAAAATCGAGATTCTCCACCTCAAACTGGACAGCATACGTCGCAGCCAACACGAGCACCGAGCACGCCTCCGGGCAACATGATCTTTGACCCTATTCGGCAAAGCCTACCGGATTCGACAAACATGCTTGCTCCTGGCTATCCCCAGCCTAACATCTCGGCTGTGAGACAATCGTCACGTCCTACTGTTCCCCGTCGGACTTCGAATCTCTCGGCCACAAGTACCCAAACGCGACCCCATGTTCAGTTTGACGGTGTACCCGAGGGTAGTGAAAGTCATGACTTCTACACTGGGCCCAGGTTTACACCCACAAGCCAACCCACTACCGGCTTTGATGCATATAGCGTCTCGCCTCCAACAGCGATGGCAGAGAATGGAGTGACTCCAGCCACTACACTCTCAGGAGCCAATCACATGTACTTCGGTCACGGTCAGAATAACTTCCCATACACCATGCCGTGGGTGAATTCAATGGGAAGCATGGACGGTATCACTTTTGACAGCCAGGATATCGACATTGCTGCGTTGGGGCTACAGCAATCCGATATGATGGGTCCTTGGTTAGACTATTTCCCGTCGGATGTGCTGGGCCTATTAGAGCAGCAACATCCCCACATGGGTCAGGGTGGTCACTGA
- a CDS encoding hypothetical protein (BUSCO:4081at5125), protein MSSPGLFSPSASRQNLVTSVSENNTPPNYAQSPLLHPLQMHKVRETHKALIDSDTATGRKLINQYEVIEEIGRGMHGKVKLARNLETGENVAIKIIPRFSKKRRLGKVTAKSPQDKTKKEIAILKKIRHPNVVALLEVIDDPELKKIYMVLEHVELGEVVWRKKGLPHICLYERRRIEREMRGELPTPEEDRYEQLLEHRQAVKTMKRAKMAQKYPGQMNWSFENGGADEPGSSLGSQSRLSSMQDFAMSASPPSRPASRQTSREESRRHSRSRSVVSSTRAVEDPDEFIDWEEDIETPLGLRSNPTSSTALDGTMYGPYVDEGFRGRSPSMADSIISHMSSLDFNPQQLDPFTDDFSYVPCFTFDQARSTFRDTVLGLEYLHYQGVVHRDIKPANLLWSKEHRVKISDFGVSYFGRPIRDGEFDDTVSESEAKDFDDDLELAKTVGTPAFFAPELCYTDLDTEQPRVSEQIDVWSLGVTLYCLIYARIPFLAEDEFQMFRKIATEEVYIPKRRLMPVHPSTSPAATSLYKRQNTHPYRDDNDLVYEEVDNLLVDLLRQMLTKNPEKRIRLRDIKRHPWVVQDIANPIGWLDDTDPARPSSGRKIQVDEREMSSAVVPLTFLERARSVVKKAVGKVMHPLVERSDSKTRRRANSSAASSAGDSVSMCNNGPPTPQQQYRDSRRKSLRPDDYFSNAVRDASGPEHPLSVSTTVSPQPESVIYDPLATVLPEAGVYRGHAHAHSESESYREPEKSISAASLWPFHRHAHSQGYAKTTYHFLHFGPTVPVSQTTPTTPSFASHADSQEDSGAETILKTHDQDPMDSMDESSRSKSVDRGLFSSSDKRAEARVGINTTVAPGNVQVPHRHGRQPVKSVDLGKISHQRRLEASLLSSSLASATAGHRHSHSDTTYATDAHTVTKTRPRSLQRMDSAPITRTSPSRHSEDLCMRRCDRPHSEHISFSCPPSPIEEEWDRDEPLPRAETMPATKSSSIDSMEALATPSTSPSEVTSPVSALPSNASTSERMLAFQSDPSLPALLSGASSVSADMEAELLCRPGIVSAHPQLLETTDSLTPPAFDKEPNDFPINHIYGNHSAMDSGSLAVHLESGARDSITSTPVARPVDDEYDDDDGSDDDGILLMASKKKPVQSTSRPPACYPPKRRDTNISIASTETAKKVPTSAYGDEGTSPYEP, encoded by the exons ATGTCTTCTCCAGGCCTCTTCAGCCCATCGGCCTCTCGACAAAACCTCGTCACCTCCGTGTCCGAGAACAACACGCCGCCCAATTATGCCCAGAGCCCACTGTTGCATCCTTTGCAGATGCACAAAGTCAGAGA GACACACAAGGCGCTCATTGACTCAGATACCGCTACGGGCCGGAAACTCATCAACCAATATGAAGTGATTGAAGAAATTGGCCGTGGCATGCACGGCAAAGTCAAGCTGGCCCGAAACCTTGAGACAGGCGAAAACGTCGCCATCAAGATTATTCCACGATTCTCCAAGAAGCGACGTCTCGGAAAGGTCACGGCAAAGTCTCCCCAAGACAAGACGAAAAAGGAGATTGCCATCTTGAAGAAGATCCGCCACCCCAACGTAGTCGCCCTCCTCGAAGTCATCGATGACCCCGAACTCAAGAAGATTTACATGGTCCTCGAACATGTAGAACTCGGAGAAGTTGTATGGCGAAAGAAAGGTCTTCCTCACATCTGTCTTTACGAACGACGACGCATAGAACGCGAGATGCGGGGCGAGCTCCCTACCCCCGAAGAGGATCGCTACGAACAGCTACTTGAGCACCGACAGGCTGTCAAGACAATGAAGCGAGCCAAGATGGCCCAAAAGTACCCGGGTCAAATGAATTGGAGTTTTGAGAACGGTGGAGCAGACGAGCCCGGCAGCAGCCTGGGAAGCCAGTCTCGCCTGTCCTCTATGCAAGACTTCGCCATGAGCGCTAGCCCACCATCCCGACCTGCTTCTCGACAGACATCCCGTGAGGAGTCCAGGAGACATTCCCGATCACGCTCCGTTGTTTCGTCCACCCGCGCGGTGGAAGATCCCGACGAATTCATTGATTGGGAAGAAGATATCGAAACACCCCTGGGCCTTCGATCAAATCCTACCTCTAGCACCGCCCTAGACGGTACTATGTATGGTCCATACGTCGATGAGGGCTTCCGTGGTCGCTCTCCTAGTATGGCTGACTCAATTATTTCTCACATGTCATCCCTTGACTTCAATCCCCAACAACTTGACCCTTTTACGGATGATTTTTCTTACGTCCCGTGCTTCACTTTCGACCAAGCTCGTTCGACCTTTAGGGATACAGTGCTTGGATTGGAGTATCTACACTACCAAGGTGTTGTCCATCGGGATATTAAGCCGGCCAACCTTCTATGGAGTAAGGAACACCGCGTCAAGATCTCCGACTTTGGCGTCTCCTACTTTGGCCGACCTATCCGTGATGGTGAGTTTGACGACACTGTGTCAGAGTCCGAAGCCAAGGACTTTGACGATGATCTCGAACTCGCCAAGACGGTTGGAACACCCGCCTTCTTCGCTCCCGAGTTGTGCTACACCGATTTGGATACAGAACAACCAAGAGTTTCTGAACAAATCGACGTTTGGTCTCTTGGTGTAACTCTTTACTGTCTCATCTACGCCCGGATTCCCTTCCTTGCTGAAGATGAGTTCCAGATGTTCCGAAAGATCGCCACTGAAGAGGTTTACATCCCTAAACGCCGCTTAATGCCCGTCCACCCTTCCACTTCACCCGCCGCTACATCCCTTTACAAGCGACAAAATACACATCCCTACCGTGACGACAATGATCTGGTTTATGAGGAAGTTGACAAcctccttgttgatctcCTACGGCAGATGCTTACCAAGAACCCGGAAAAGCGCATCCGACTAAGAGATATCAAGCGACACCCATGGGTCGTCCAGGACATTGCCAATCCCATCGGCTGGCTCGATGACACCGACCCCGCCCGACCTTCATCTGGCCGCAAGATTCAAGTTGACGAAAGGGAGATGTCTTCTGCCGTCGTTCCTCTCACCTTTTTGGAGCGTGCTCGTTCAGTGGTTAAGAAAGCTGTGGGCAAGGTAATGCACCCCCTTGTGGAACGAAGTGATAGCAAAACGCGACGTCGAGCCAACAGTAGTGCCGCTAGCTCCGCCGGTGACAGTGTCAGTATGTGCAACAATGGTCCGCCAACTCCCCAGCAGCAATACCGTGACAGCCGACGCAAGAGCCTCCGCCCGGACGATTATTTTTCGAATGCGGTGCGTGATGCCTCTGGACCCGAACATCCTCTTTCCGTCAGTACAACCGTCAGCCCGCAGCCTGAATCTGTCATCTACGATCCATTGGCAACCGTCCTCCCGGAGGCTGGTGTTTATCGTGGCCATGCCCATGCCCATAGTGAGAGTGAGTCTTACCGTGAACCTGAAAAGTCTATATCGGCAGCTTCCTTATGGCCATTTCACCGCCATGCACACAGCCAAGGATATGCCAAGACTACATATCACTTCCTACACTTTGGCCCTACCGTACCCGTTTCTCAAACTACACCTACAACCCCGAGCTTCGCCAGTCATGCCGATTCACAAGAAGACTCAGGAGCCGAGACCATCCTCAAGACTCATGACCAAGACCCTATGGACTCGATGGATGAAAGCTCTCGATCGAAATCTGTCGACCGTGGGCTTTTTTCCAGTTCTGATAAGCGTGCCGAGGCCAGAGTCGGTATAAACACCACAGTCGCTCCTGGCAATGTTCAAGTACCCCATCGCCATGGACGACAGCCTGTCAAATCTGTTGACCTGGGCAAGATCTCACATCAAAGGCGGCTTGAGGCATCTTTGCTCTCTTCATCACTGGCCTCCGCGACTGCTGGGCATCGCCACAGCCATTCAGATACGACTTATGCTACTGATGCCCACACGGTTACTAAGACGAGACCTCGATCTCTTCAGAGAATGGATAGCGCCCCCATTACCAGAACGTCGCCTTCCCGTCATTCAGAAGATCTTTGTATGCGAAGATGTGATCGACCACATTCAGAACACATCAGCTTCTCGTGCCCACCCTCTCCCATTGAGGAGGAATGGGACCGAGATGAGCCTCTGCCTCGTGCTGAAACCATGCCCGCTACCAAGTCTTCAAGCATAGATTCCATGGAAGCTTTGGCCACCCCTTCAACCAGCCCAAGCGAAGTCACCAGTCCCGTTTCAGCGCTCCCTTCAAATGCCAGTACATCGGAGCGAATGTTGGCATTCCAGTCCGACCCCTCTTTGCCAGCTCTGCTCAGCGGTGCCAGTTCTGTGTCGGCCGATATGGAAGCAGAACTTCTCTGTAGGCCAGGCATTGTCAGCGCTCACCCCCAATTACTCGAGACTACCGATAGCTTAACACCACCGGCGTTTGACAAGGAGCCTAATGACTTTCCCATCAACCATATCTATGGTAACCACTCTGCCATGGACAGCGGCTCTCTTGCCGTACATCTTGAGAGCGGTGCTCGAGACTCCATCACAAGCACCCCTGTCGCGCGGCCCGTAGATGACGAGtacgatgatgacgatggaagtgatgatgatggcataCTCCTGATGGCCTCAAAGAAGAAGCCAGTACAGAGCACATCGCGACCTCCTGCATGCTATCCTCCAAAGAGACGCGATACCAACATTAGCATTGCAAGCACCGAAACCGCTAAGAAGGTGCCAACCTCCGCATATGGTGACGAGGGGACGTCGCCCTATGAACCATGA
- a CDS encoding hypothetical protein (TransMembrane:1 (o439-460i)~BUSCO:34823at5125~CAZy:GT4), producing the protein MARDAKDKGSIVFFHPDLGIGGAERLVVDAAVGLQERGHRVVIFTNHCDPKHCFDECRDGTLDVRVRGHWLVPMSILSRLTILCAILRHVHLLIHIALTGELHALNPRAFIVDQLSAGLPLLRYIAPDSPILFYCHFPDLLLAQGRESALKRLYRRPFDWLEEWTMGFASAVAVNSGFTKGVVNQTWPNLKKRTDTEVVYPCVDTGVKEKEDAGNDGDVPFKGEKIILSINRFERKKDIGLAIKAFAAIPEAERKGCRLILAGGYDPRVSENVQYHAELEALASSHGLEHLTTKTLITALSAPASVPVLFLLSIPNSLKATLLRSARVLLYTPKNEHFGIVPLEAMLARTPVLAANSGGPVETIVDGETGWLRSPDDADEWAKVVRLALELGDNQIKSMGDRSEARVKDMFGRSQMASRFDEILDDIVDKKATSSVRTVVNVAAIFGICLLGLVTSALIARMGRQAVPSEFEA; encoded by the exons ATGGCTCGGGACGCCAAAGATAAAGGCTCAATAGTCTTCTTCCATCCAGATCTTGGTATCGGTGGTGCAGAGCGTCTTGTCGTAGATGCTGCTGTCGGTCTTCAGGAGCGAGGTCATCGCGTGGTGATATTTACGAACCACTGCGATCCTAAGCATTGCTTCGATGAATGCCGCGATG GAACTCTCGATGTCCGTGTTCGTGGCCACTGGCTCGTTCCCATGTCCATCCTCTCCCGCCTTACAATCCTCTGCGCCATCCTCCGTCATGTTCACCTCCTCATCCACATAGCTCTCACCGGCGAGCTACACGCCTTGAACCCGCGCGCCTTTATTGTTGACCAACTCTCCGCCggccttcctcttctacgCTACATCGCTCCTGACAGCCCGATTCTATTCTACTGTCATTTCCCCGACCTTCTCCTCGCACAGGGTCGCGAATCTGCCCTGAAGCGCCTGTATCGTCGCCCGTTCGATTGGCTTGAAGAATGGACCATGGGATTCGCGAGCGCTGTGGCTGTAAATTCTGGATTTACAAAGGGTGTTGTGAACCAGACGTGGCCGAATCTCAAGAAACGCACTGATACTGAGGTGGTGTATCCTTGTGTCGACACTGGcgtcaaggagaaggaagacgCTGGCAATGACGGGGATGTTCCGTTCAAGGGGGAAAAGATTATCTTGAGCATCAACCGTTttgaaaggaagaaggaTATTGGGCTTGCGATCAAGGCTTTCGCTGCCATTCCTGAAGCTGAGCGCAAGGGCTGTCGCCTCATCTTAGCAG GCGGATACGATCCTCGAGTTTCCGAAAACGTCCAGTATCACGCCGAACTGGAGGCCCTCGCCTCTTCCCACGGCCTCGAGCACCTCACCACAAAGACACTCATCACTGCTCTATCCGCGCCCGCCTCCGTCCCcgttctcttcctcctctcgaTCCCCAACTCCCTCAAAGCCACACTTCTTCGTTCCGCGCGTGTTCTCCTCTACACTCCCAAAAACGAGCATTTCGGTATTGTTCCCCTCGAAGCTATGCTTGCCCGAACGCCTGTTCTTGCCGCCAACTCGGGCGGTCCTGTCGAGACGATCGTGGACGGCGAAACAGGATGGTTGCGATCGCCGGACGACGCGGATGAGTGGGCCAAGGTTGTGCGTCTTGCGCTGGAACTTGGTGATAATCAGATCAAGTCCATGGGGGACAGAAGTGAAGCAAGAGTCAAGGACATGTTTGGACGATCACAGATGGCCAGCCGATTCGACGAAATTTTGGACGATATTGTCGATAAGAAGGCTACATCTTCTGTGCGAACCGTTGTCAACGTTGCAGCGATCTTTGGCATATGCCTCCTGGGGTTGGTAACTTCAGCACTCATTGCTCGTATGGGGAGACAAGCTGTGCCATCAGAATTTGAAGCTTAA
- a CDS encoding hypothetical protein (BUSCO:39242at5125), whose protein sequence is MSALFTLPVAQCGAHPGGTLTCTEPSPRVYLLTLISPPDNRLTTPVLNAFLNALDIIEFGYPHGVVATTSGIQKFYSNGLDLEHAVATEGFWPLLYNVWNRFLTYPMPTVALMNGHAFAGGLMLATSQDYRLAPSPRGFLCLNQLVFGAPLKPAMSALFRVKYSHATYRSLVLEAKRFSGEDAVAAGIADGIAPQGVEDLVRFVKEKELIDKSKSGVYGVLKMEMYAGLVEFMKGPTMEAHEKRFDDAQAMEGERKEFGKVWYEQWLKDVKAKL, encoded by the exons ATGTCTGCTCTCTTCACTCTTCCCGTCGCGCAGTGCGGCGCTCACCCTGGCGGTACCCTCACATGCACTGAACCCTCACCAAGAGTCTACCTACTCACTCTCATATCACCTCCCGACAATCGTCTCACAACGCCTGTCCTCAATGCATTTCTCAACGCTCTGGACATAATCGAGTTTGGATACCCTCACGGTGTTGTGGCTACAACGTCTGGAATTCAAAAGTTTTACAGTAATGGACTTGATCTTGAACATGCTGTCGCCACCGAGGGTTTCTGGCCTTTGTTGTATAATGTTTGGAACCGCTTCCTGAC GTACCCCATGCCTACAGTGGCTCTCATGAACGGCCACGCCTTTGCAGGCGGTCTGATGCTCGCCACATCCCAAGACTACCGTCTAGCTCCTTCTCCACGCGGTTTTCTCTGCCTCAACCAGCTTGTCTTTGGCGCACCTCTCAAGCCCGCTATGTCAGCTCTGTTCCGCGTCAAGTACTCTCACGCGACGTACCGCAGCCTCGTTCTCGAAGCCAAGCGCTTCTCAGGCGAGGATGCTGTCGCAGCTGGTATCGCCGATGGTATTGCCCCGCAAGGTGTTGAAGACCTTGTTCGCTTTGTCAAAGAGAAGGAGCTTATCGACAAGAGCAAGTCAGGCGTGTACGGCGTGCTCAAGATGGAGATGTATGCAGGCTTGGTTGAGTTCATGAAGGGTCCGACTATGGAGGCACATGAGAAGAGGTTCGACGATGCGCAGGCGATGGAGGGAGAGAGGAAGGAGTTTGGAAAGGTTTGGTATGAACAGTGGTTGAAGGATGTCAAGGCAAAGCTGTAG